Below is a window of Variovorax sp. TBS-050B DNA.
GATCCGCGCCGGCCTCTCCTACGACGGCAAGCTCTACGCGGCGCCCTTCTACGGCGAAAGCTCGATGCTCATGTACCGCAAGGACCTGGCCGACAAGGTGGGCTTCCAGATGCCCGAGCAGCCCACCTGGGCGCAGGTGAAGGAACTGGCCGGCAAGATCCACGACCCGAAGGCCGGCGTGTACGGCATGTGCCTGCGCGGCAAGCCGGGCTGGGGCGACAACATGGCCTTCCTGACCACGCTGGTCAACACCCACGGTGGCCAGTGGTTCGACATGCAGTGGAAGCCGCAGATCGACACCAAGCCCTGGAAGGACGCGATCGGCTTCTACGTCGACCTGATGAAGTCCTACGGCCCGCCTGGCGCCTCGGCCAACAGCTTCAACGAGAACCTCGCGCTCTTCAACGAGGGCAAGTGCGGCATGTGGGTGGACGCGACCATCGCGGCCTCCTTCATCAGCGATCCGAAGCAGTCGAAGGTGGCCGACAAGGTGGCCTTCGCGCAGGCGCCCGTCGCCGTGACGCCCAAGGGCGCCAACTGGCTCTGGACCTGGAACCTGGCGATCCCCGCCAGCTCGACCAAGGGCGCGGCCGCGCAGACCTTCGTGAAGTGGGCGACGTCCAAGGAGTACATCAACCTCGTGGCCAAGGAGCACGGCTGGGGCACGGTGCCCACCGGCACGCGCAAGTCGACCTACGCCAACCCCGAGTTCCAGAAGGCCGCGAAGTTCGCCGCCGCCGAGAAGAAGGCGATCGACAGCGCCAACCTCAGCGACAGCACGTTGCCCAAGTCGCCGTACGTGGGCGTGCAGTACGCCGCCATCCCCGAGTTCCAGGCCATCGGCGTGGCGGTGGGCCAGCAGATGAGCGCGGCGCTGTCGGGCAAGGTCACCGTCGACCAGGCACTGAAGACGTCGCAGACGGCGGCGGAGCGGGAGATGAAGAAAGCTGGCTACTACAAGTGAGCCTCCGGGACTTGCTCCCTCCCCCGCTGGGGGAGGGTCGGGGTGGGGGCGCGCGGCGCTTCTGCACGCGCCATGCCTGAGCAGCGAGCCCCCATCCCACCTTCCCCCAGAGGGGGAAGGAGCCAGAGACAACAAGAAGGACCGCCTCATGAAACGACTCCTGCCCCGCGCCCTCATGGCGCCCGCCGTGCTCACGCTCTTCCTCTGGATGA
It encodes the following:
- a CDS encoding sugar ABC transporter substrate-binding protein; protein product: MKRFLKAGLVLALAGSGLVAQAATELVIATVNNGHMIEMQKLTPFFEKANPDIKLKWVTLEEGVLRQRVTTDIATKGGQFDVMTIGLYEAPIWSKKGWLQPIATDAAYDADDLLPAIRAGLSYDGKLYAAPFYGESSMLMYRKDLADKVGFQMPEQPTWAQVKELAGKIHDPKAGVYGMCLRGKPGWGDNMAFLTTLVNTHGGQWFDMQWKPQIDTKPWKDAIGFYVDLMKSYGPPGASANSFNENLALFNEGKCGMWVDATIAASFISDPKQSKVADKVAFAQAPVAVTPKGANWLWTWNLAIPASSTKGAAAQTFVKWATSKEYINLVAKEHGWGTVPTGTRKSTYANPEFQKAAKFAAAEKKAIDSANLSDSTLPKSPYVGVQYAAIPEFQAIGVAVGQQMSAALSGKVTVDQALKTSQTAAEREMKKAGYYK